In Chromatiaceae bacterium, the DNA window CTGCTCGGATGCGCCTCATCCTATGAATCTGGTCGTTGTCGAATCGCCTGCCAAGGCCAAAACCATCAAGAAATACCTGGGCCCGGACTTCGAGGTCGTCGCCTCCTATGGCCATGTCCGCGACCTGGTGCCCAAGGAGGGGGCGGTCGATACGGCGGATGGCTTCGCCATGAAGTACCAGGTCATCGAGCGCAACGAAAAGCATGTCCAGACCATCGCCAGCAAGCTCAAGGGGGCCGAGGCCCTCTACCTGGCGACGGACCCGGACCGCGAGGGCGAGGCCATCTCCTGGCATCTGATGGAGTTGCTCAAGAAGCGGCGCCAGTTGGGCGATCGGCCGGTGTACCGGGTGGTCTTCAACGAGATCACCAAGCGCGCCGTCCAGGAGGCGGTGGCTAATCCCCGGGAAATTTCCACGGACCTGGTCAATGCCCAGCAGGCCCGGCGGGCCCTGGATTATCTGGTGGGCTTCAACCTCTCGCCCCTCCTGTGGAAGAAGGTGCGGCGCGGGCTCTCGGCGGGGCGGGTGCAAAGCCCGGCCCTGCGCCTGATCGTCGAGCGTGAGCTGGAGATCGAGGCCTTCAAGACCCGCGAATACTGGACCATCGCCGCGGATACGACCAAGGAGGGCAAGGGCTTCGAGGCTCGTCTGACCCAGTTCGAGGGCGGCAAGGTCGAGCAATTCACCATCGGCGACGAGGCCCGGGCCCGGGAGGTCGAGCGGGGTCTGATCGCGACCGCGGGCGGCCAACTCAGCGTGGATCGTGTCGAGCGCAAGCAGCGCAAACGCAGTCCGGCCCCGCCCTTCATCACCTCCACCCTGCAACAGGAGGCGGCGCGCAAGCTCGGCTTTACCACCCTGCGCACCATGCGCGTGGCCCAGCAACTCTACGAGGGGGTGGATATCGGCGGTGGCGCCGTCGGTCTTATTACTTACATGCGTACCGATTCGGTCAATCTGGCCAACGAGGCACTGGACGAGATCCGGGGCTTCGTGGTCGAACGGTTCGGGGCGGATCATCTGCCCCCCCAGGCCCGTCTCTACAAGACCAAGGCCAAGAATGCCCAGGAGGCCCACGAGGCCATTCGGCCCACCTCGATTCGTCGCCAGCCGACGGAGATCCTGGCTCATCTGACTCGGGAGCAGGGGCGGCTCTACGAACTGATCTGGAAGCGCACCCTGGCCTGTCAGATGGAACAGGCGCTGATCGACCAGGTCGCCGTGGACCTGGGGGCGGGGCCGGGCAACGTGCTGCGCGCCACGGGTTCCCATGTCGCCTTTCCCGGCTTCATGAGCGTCTATCTGGAGGGCCGGGACGATGCCCGGGAGGCGGATGACGACGAGGAGCGCCAGTTGCCCAACCTGGTGGAGGGCGAGCACCTGGACCTGCTGGGCATCCGTCCCGAGCAGCACTTCACCGAGCCGCCACCCCGCTACTCGGAGGCCAGCCTGGTCAAGGCCCTGGAGGAGTACGGCATTGGCCGGCCCTCCACCTATGCCAGCATCATTACGACCCTGCAGGAGCGGGAATACGTCCTACTCGACAGCAAGCGCTTTCTGCCCACCGACGTGGGCCGGGTGGTCAATCGCTTCCTGACCGAACACTTCACCGCCTATGTGGATTATGACTTCACCGCCCGGCTGGAGGACGAGCTGGATGCGGTCTCCCGGGGCGAGGGCGAGTGGGTGCCCCTGCTGGAACAATTTTGGCGGCCCTTTAAGGAGCGCATCGACCACATCCAGGAGCATGTCAAGCGCAGCGACGTGACCCAGGAGGCCATGGACGAGGCCTGTCCCCAGTGCGGCGAGCCGCTTTCCATCCGCCTGGGTCGTCATGGCCGCTTTATCGGCTGTACCAAGTACCCCGAGTGCGATTACACCCGCGATCTGGGCGATGGCAAGGATCAGGAAGCGACGGCCCCGGAACTGGTCGAGGGCCGGGCCTGCCCGGACTGCGGCTCGGCCCTCCAGATCAAGCGCGGCAAGTACGGTAAGTTTATCGGCTGCACGGGCTACCCCAAATGCCGGCACATCGAACCCCTGGAGCGTCCCGAGGACACGGGTCTGACCTGTCCCCAAT includes these proteins:
- the topA gene encoding type I DNA topoisomerase; translated protein: MNLVVVESPAKAKTIKKYLGPDFEVVASYGHVRDLVPKEGAVDTADGFAMKYQVIERNEKHVQTIASKLKGAEALYLATDPDREGEAISWHLMELLKKRRQLGDRPVYRVVFNEITKRAVQEAVANPREISTDLVNAQQARRALDYLVGFNLSPLLWKKVRRGLSAGRVQSPALRLIVERELEIEAFKTREYWTIAADTTKEGKGFEARLTQFEGGKVEQFTIGDEARAREVERGLIATAGGQLSVDRVERKQRKRSPAPPFITSTLQQEAARKLGFTTLRTMRVAQQLYEGVDIGGGAVGLITYMRTDSVNLANEALDEIRGFVVERFGADHLPPQARLYKTKAKNAQEAHEAIRPTSIRRQPTEILAHLTREQGRLYELIWKRTLACQMEQALIDQVAVDLGAGPGNVLRATGSHVAFPGFMSVYLEGRDDAREADDDEERQLPNLVEGEHLDLLGIRPEQHFTEPPPRYSEASLVKALEEYGIGRPSTYASIITTLQEREYVLLDSKRFLPTDVGRVVNRFLTEHFTAYVDYDFTARLEDELDAVSRGEGEWVPLLEQFWRPFKERIDHIQEHVKRSDVTQEAMDEACPQCGEPLSIRLGRHGRFIGCTKYPECDYTRDLGDGKDQEATAPELVEGRACPDCGSALQIKRGKYGKFIGCTGYPKCRHIEPLERPEDTGLTCPQCGKGTLQKKKSRRGKIFFSCSTYPKCDYATWNEPVAGPCPRCGWPILTIKVTKAKGAEIVCPQPECKHSEPLDDAAQAPRAAGDDDANA